In Pochonia chlamydosporia 170 chromosome 3, whole genome shotgun sequence, the following are encoded in one genomic region:
- a CDS encoding 3,2-trans-enoyl-CoA isomerase (similar to Metarhizium acridum CQMa 102 XP_007811343.1): MASESVISVEYRGRVAVLTINNEKKLNALSQPQYYELATKLNEVAAHDEVFITVLTGKGRFFSAGADVSIAREAPSSPSEAHKLWLQTFVAFNLNITHIFANHPKILVVGLNGPVVGLSAALVGWADFIYCTPHTFLLTPFSSLGLVAEGGASRALAARLGPARANEALIMSKRIGSEELLRCGFVNEVFDFGKGEDEAFRRRVLEEVDERLGEHLNGESLVGIKKLLRRPEVEANNAQNVQEVFAGLERFVRGIPQEEFRKLASGEKRHKL; this comes from the exons atggccagcGAATCCGTCATCAGCGTCGAATACCGCGGCCGCGTCGCCGTCCTAACAATCAACAACGAAAAGAAGCTCAACGCCCTCTCACAACCGCAATACTACGAACTCGCCACCAAACTAAACGAAGTAGCCGCCCACGACGAAGTCTTCATCACCGTCCTCACCGGCAAAGgccgcttcttctccgc AGGCGCAGACGTCTCCATCGCCCGCGAAGcaccctcctccccctccgAAGCCCACAAGCTCTGGCTCCAGACCTTTGTCgccttcaacctcaacatcacgcaCATATTCGCCAACCACCCCAAGATCCTGGTCGTCGGGCTCAACGGCCCCGTGGTAGGCCTGTCCGCCGCGCTCGTCGGCTGGGCCGACTTCATCTACTGCACGCCGCACACGTTCCTCCTCACGCCCTTCTCGTCGCTGGGTTTGGTCGCAGAGGGTGGTGCGTCGCGCGCACTGGCGGCACGGCTGGGTCCCGCGCGCGCAAACGAGGCGCTCATCATGAGTAAGCGGATTGGGAGCGAGGAGCTGCTGCGGTGCGGGTTTGTGAATGAGGTGTTTGACTTTGGGAAGGGGGAGGACGAGGCGTTTAGGAGGAGGgtgctggaggaggtggatgagCGGCTGGGGGAGCATTTGAACGGCGAGAGTTTGGTGGGCATTAAGAAGTTGCTAAGGAGGCCGGAGGTGGAGGCGAATAATGCGCAGAATGTGCAGGAGGTGTTTGCTGGGTTGGAGAGGTTTGTGAGGGGGATTCCGCAGGAGGAGTTTCGGAAGTTGGCGAGCGGGGAGAAGAGGCATAAGCTTTAG